The following are encoded together in the Vigna angularis cultivar LongXiaoDou No.4 chromosome 9, ASM1680809v1, whole genome shotgun sequence genome:
- the LOC108347282 gene encoding uncharacterized protein LOC108347282, which translates to MLLSMASKQEPKLPLTLLLDKERNCVVAAEASGDFIDILFSFLTLPLGTITRLVSKKQEYDEVEEIGCINNLYQSLENSADDVFWNHICKKMLLFPRNPCEALCQKLKLNLDDAKPMKYFMCSNRCRKGGDWFLSTFAEATCYCGKLMNKEMKLHGESNEENDNGDGVFVKGQTMYLIFDDLKVLQSSPGNTVHQLLQLGYKNFHRLTKKYLNVGRKEILDLLKQALISNSPLSDVFLDNGGSNGMCTFSPKLRPENQGWINHNPSINLKVTVRKSKKTILYAEAEGDFVDYLFSFLTTPVGSVLNLLDENFSLGSMNNLQKSVKNLNPLWLRNPSGTPLLNLRVAPQFGLKKQPTKLCEEHTPCYWYGTGVIKNHICYAIGNGVISKDHSLIQHPRAMKHFDPRSSDGTKESALGFVRRPSLFVVWNDLQVTPLVRTSSISFLQKLNVPLDDLEQHELRIEETEALNLLGASLTSKAALTEGLFYLLKPKKQAKA; encoded by the exons ATGTTACTTTCCATGGCTTCCAAGCAAGAACCAAAGCTCCCTTTGACTCTTTTGCTGGACAAAGAAAGAAACTGTGTGGTTGCTGCTGAAGCAAGTGGAGACTTCATAGACATTTTGTTCAGTTTTCTCACCCTTCCACTCGGAACTATCACAAGGCTTGTGTCAAAGAAGCAAGAGTACGATGAAGTAGAAGAGATTGGTTGCATAAACAACTTGTACCAGAGCTTGGAAAATTCTGCTGATGATGTTTTCTGGAACCACATTTGCAAGAAAATGTTGCTTTTTCCACGCAACCCTTGCGAGGCACTTTGCCAGAAGCTTAAGCTGAACTTGGATGATGCAAAGCCTATGAAGTACTTCATGTGCAGCAACAGGTGTAGAAAGGGTGGTGATTGGTTCTTGAGTACTTTTGCTGAGGCTACCTGCTACTGTGGGAAATTGATGAACAAAGAAATGAAGCTGCATGGAGaatctaatgaagaaaatgataatGGAGATGGGGTTTTTGTTAAGGGGCAAACCATGTACTTGATCTTTGATGATTTAAAGGTGCTACAAAGCTCTCCTGGTAACACTGTTCATCAACTTCTCCAACTTGGCTACAAAAACTTCCACAGGCTGACAAAGAAGTACCTTAATGTTGGTAGAAAGGAG ATTTTGGACTTGCTAAAGCAAGCATTGATCTCCAATTCTCCTCTTAGCGATGTATTCTTAGATAATGGAGGATCAAACGGTATGTGCACTTTCTCACCAAAACTTAGACCAGAAAATCAAGGCTGGATAAATCACAATCCTAGTATAAACCTAAAGGTAACAGTGagaaaatcaaagaaaacaatACTGTATGCTGAAGCTGAGGGAGATTTTGTGGATTATCTATTCAGCTTCCTCACAACACCAGTTGGATCTGTTCTAAACCTATTGGATGAAAACTTCTCTCTGGGAAGTATGAATAACTTGCAAAAAAGTGTGAAGAATCTGAATCCATTATGGCTGAGAAATCCTTCAGGCACTCCTTTACTGAACCTGAGGGTGGCCCCTCAATTTGGTTTGAAGAAGCAGCCAACAAAACTTTGTGAAGAACATACTCCTTGCTACTGGTATGGCACAGGAgtgataaaaaatcatatatgcTATGCCATTGGGAATGGAGTGATATCAAAGGATCATAGCCTAATACAACATCCAAGGGCCATGAAACACTTTGATCCAAGATCTTCTGATGGCACAAAAGAGTCAGCTTTGGGCTTTGTGAGAAGACCATCACTGTTTGTTGTGTGGAATGATCTTCAAGTAACACCATTGGTGAGAACTTCAAGTATTTCATTTCTGCAAAAGCTTAATGTTCCATTGGATGACTTGGAGCAGCATGAGCTGAGAATTGAGGAGACAGAG
- the LOC108346308 gene encoding GDP-mannose transporter GONST3 has protein sequence MSKATDVENPSDNPTVQKGVNVNVNSSNGEGNWYTALVHQISVYGVAAGYCLSASLLSIINKWAVMKFPYPGALTALQYFTSAAGVFLCGRMKLLEHDPLELFTMWRFLPAAIIFYLSLFTNSELLLHANVDTFIVFRSVVPLFVAVGETLFLHQPWPSGKTWASLATIFAGSVLYVLTDYQFTFMAYTWALAYLVSMTIDFVYIKHVVMTIGLNTWGLVLYNNLEALLLFPLELLIMGELKKIKHEIQEESDWHTFQVILPVGLSCLFGLAISFFGFSCRRAISATGFTVLGIVNKLLTVIINLVIWDKHSSWVGTVGLLICMLGGILYQQSASKPKAAKQASEQENEEEQQKLLEMQVNSETNVKSNEVSK, from the coding sequence ATGTCTAAAGCAACTGACGTGGAAAACCCTAGTGATAATCCCACTGTTCAAAAGGGTGTGAATGTGAATGTGAATTCGAGTAATGGTGAAGGAAATTGGTACACTGCATTGGTGCATCAAATTTCAGTGTATGGTGTTGCTGCTGGGTATTGCTTATCTGCTTCTTTGCTTTCCATAATCAACAAATGGGCAGTGATGAAATTCCCCTACCCGGGTGCCCTGACCGCCCTGCAGTACTTCACCAGCGCCGCCGGGGTCTTCCTCTGCGGCCGGATGAAGCTCCTGGAGCATGACCCCCTTGAGCTTTTCACAATGTGGCGGTTTTTGCCGGCGGCAATAATATTTTACTTGTCGCTTTTCACCAATAGTGAGTTGCTCCTCCATGCCAATGTTGACACATTCATAGTGTTCCGATCTGTTGTGCCTTTGTTTGTTGCGGTAGGGGAGACGCTGTTCCTGCACCAGCCGTGGCCGTCCGGGAAGACGTGGGCCTCCCTGGCCACAATCTTTGCCGGCAGTGTGCTCTATGTGCTCACAGATTATCAGTTTACTTTCATGGCTTACACCTGGGCATTGGCCTACTTGGTTAGCATGACCATAGATTTTGTTTACATAAAGCATGTGGTTATGACCATTGGCTTGAACACGTGGGGCCTTGTGCTGTACAATAATCTTGAGGCTCTTCTGCTTTTTCCCCTGGAGCTGCTGATTATGGGTGAGCTAAAGAAGATTAAGCATGAGATCCAAGAAGAGTCTGATTGGCACACATTCCAAGTCATTTTGCCAGTGGGATTGTCGTGTCTGTTTGGTCTGGCAATCTCTTTCTTTGGATTTTCTTGTCGCAGGGCAATTTCTGCCACAGGTTTTACTGTCCTTGGTATAGTGAACAAGTTGTTAACGGTTATTATCAATTTGGTAATATGGGACAAGCATTCCTCATGGGTGGGTACAGTGGGTCTTCTGATTTGTATGCTGGGTGGGATTCTGTATCAGCAATCAGCAAGCAAGCCGAAGGCTGCAAAACAGGCGAGTGAACAGGAAAATGAAGAGGAGCAACAGAAATTGCTTGAGATGCAAGTCAATTCAGAGACCAACGTAAAAAGTAATGAAGTTAGTAAATAA